Proteins encoded together in one Streptomyces sp. NBC_01216 window:
- a CDS encoding universal stress protein, producing MAGHEFPEPADRKRVADSTVDPLAVEQPRHPCDPAFRHGVVVGFDGSTSSERALAYAIGMARRSASGLIIVHVANRLPTTVWAGCEPPVFVDVPDHRTEVLGLELACADYLTEVPWILVERGGDICHELEEVGREYSADAIVVGSTHGIVGRIFGSVAGRLAKRAQRPVVVIP from the coding sequence ATGGCCGGTCACGAATTCCCCGAACCCGCGGACCGCAAGCGCGTCGCCGACTCCACGGTCGACCCCCTCGCGGTGGAACAGCCACGCCACCCCTGTGATCCTGCCTTCCGGCACGGGGTGGTCGTCGGCTTCGACGGCTCCACCTCCAGTGAGCGTGCCCTCGCCTACGCCATCGGCATGGCCAGGCGCTCGGCGTCCGGCCTGATCATCGTGCACGTGGCCAACCGGCTGCCCACCACCGTCTGGGCCGGCTGTGAGCCCCCGGTCTTCGTGGACGTGCCCGATCACCGGACCGAGGTGCTCGGTCTGGAGCTGGCCTGCGCCGACTACCTGACCGAGGTCCCCTGGATCCTCGTCGAGCGGGGTGGGGACATCTGTCACGAACTGGAGGAGGTCGGCCGGGAGTACTCGGCCGACGCGATCGTGGTGGGATCCACGCACGGCATCGTCGGCCGGATCTTCGGTTCGGTGGCCGGCCGGCTCGCGAAGCGCGCCCAGCGGCCCGTCGTCGTCATCCCCTGA
- the glmS gene encoding glutamine--fructose-6-phosphate transaminase (isomerizing) produces MCGIVGYIGKRDVAPLLLEGLQRLEYRGYDSAGIVITSPKAAGLKMVKAKGRVRDLEARVPKRFSGTTGIAHTRWATHGAPSDVNSHPHLDPENKVAVVHNGIVDNAAELRAKLEADGVVFASETDTEVITHLIARSQATTLEEKVREALKVIEGTYGIAVMHADFNDRIVVARNGSPVVLGIGEKEMFVASDVAALIAHTRQVVTLDDGEMATLKADDFRTYTTSGASTTATPETVEWEAASYDMGGHDTYMHKEISEQPDAVDRVLRGRIDDRFSTVHLGGLNLDAREARGIRRIKILGCGTSYHAGLIGAGLIESMARIPADAEPASEFRYRNPVVDPDTLYIAVSQSGETYDVLAAVQELKRKGARVLGVVNVVGSAIAREADGGMYVHAGPEVCVVSTKCFTNTVVAFALLALHLGRIRDLSVTDGKRIIEGLRRLPAQISEILESEGDIERLAREYAGAQSMMFIGRVRGYPVALEASLKLKEISYIHAEAYPASELKHGPLALIEPALPTVAIVPDDDLLEKNRAALEEIKARSGRILAVAHQHQEKADHTIVVPKNEDELDPILMGIPLQLFAYHTALAMGRDIDKPRNLAKSVTVE; encoded by the coding sequence ATGTGCGGAATCGTCGGTTACATCGGAAAGCGCGACGTCGCCCCGCTGCTGCTGGAGGGCCTGCAGCGGCTGGAGTACCGGGGGTACGACTCCGCCGGCATCGTGATCACCAGCCCGAAGGCCGCCGGCCTGAAGATGGTGAAGGCCAAGGGCCGGGTGCGTGACCTGGAGGCCCGCGTGCCCAAGCGCTTCTCCGGCACCACCGGCATCGCCCACACCCGCTGGGCCACCCACGGCGCCCCCAGCGACGTCAACTCGCACCCGCACCTCGACCCCGAGAACAAGGTCGCCGTCGTCCACAACGGCATCGTCGACAACGCCGCGGAGCTGCGCGCCAAGCTGGAGGCCGACGGCGTCGTCTTCGCGTCGGAGACGGACACCGAGGTCATCACCCACCTGATCGCCCGCTCCCAGGCCACCACCCTGGAGGAGAAGGTCCGCGAGGCGCTCAAGGTCATCGAGGGCACCTACGGCATCGCCGTGATGCACGCCGATTTCAACGACCGCATCGTGGTGGCCCGCAACGGCTCCCCGGTCGTCCTCGGCATCGGCGAGAAGGAGATGTTCGTCGCCTCCGACGTCGCCGCGCTGATCGCCCACACCCGCCAGGTGGTCACCCTGGACGACGGCGAGATGGCCACCCTCAAGGCCGACGACTTCCGCACGTACACCACCTCGGGCGCGTCCACGACCGCCACCCCGGAGACGGTCGAGTGGGAGGCCGCCTCCTACGACATGGGCGGCCACGACACCTACATGCACAAGGAGATCTCCGAGCAGCCCGACGCGGTCGACCGCGTGCTGCGCGGCCGGATCGACGACCGCTTCTCCACCGTCCACCTCGGCGGCCTCAACCTGGACGCGCGCGAGGCCCGCGGCATCCGCCGCATCAAGATCCTCGGCTGTGGCACCTCGTACCACGCCGGCCTGATCGGTGCCGGGCTGATCGAGTCCATGGCCCGCATCCCCGCCGACGCCGAGCCGGCCTCCGAGTTCCGCTACCGCAACCCGGTCGTGGACCCCGACACCCTCTACATCGCCGTCTCCCAGTCCGGCGAGACGTACGACGTGCTGGCCGCCGTCCAGGAGCTGAAGCGCAAGGGCGCCCGCGTCCTCGGCGTGGTCAACGTCGTCGGCTCGGCGATCGCCCGCGAGGCCGACGGCGGCATGTACGTGCACGCCGGTCCGGAGGTCTGCGTGGTCTCCACCAAGTGCTTCACCAACACCGTCGTCGCCTTCGCGCTGCTCGCCCTGCACCTGGGCCGCATCCGCGACCTGTCGGTCACCGACGGCAAGCGGATCATCGAGGGCCTGCGCAGGCTCCCCGCGCAGATCAGCGAGATCCTGGAGTCCGAGGGCGACATCGAGAGGCTCGCACGGGAGTACGCGGGCGCCCAGTCGATGATGTTCATCGGCCGGGTGCGCGGCTACCCGGTCGCGCTGGAGGCGTCCCTGAAGCTCAAGGAGATCTCCTACATCCACGCCGAGGCGTACCCCGCCTCCGAGCTGAAGCACGGCCCGCTCGCACTGATCGAGCCGGCCCTGCCGACGGTCGCGATCGTCCCCGACGACGACCTGCTGGAGAAGAACCGCGCCGCCCTGGAGGAGATCAAGGCCCGCAGCGGCCGCATCCTCGCGGTCGCCCACCAGCACCAGGAGAAGGCCGACCACACCATCGTCGTGCCGAAGAACGAGGACGAGCTGGACCCGATCCTGATGGGCATCCCCCTCCAGCTCTTCGCGTACCACACGGCACTCGCCATGGGCCGCGACATCGACAAGCCGCGCAACCTGGCCAAGTCCGTCACGGTCGAGTAG
- a CDS encoding GPR1/FUN34/YaaH family transporter, which translates to MDNEVAAGNTTSTLGHLALGLTLLAFGIGSTGVIDNVAASDAAGLATWVGGVTLFLVGLLALRAGNTGEGTACSALGAFWFTWGVGVGGAAVSSEAAGLFLLLWALLALTLTLAASGGGLLGQGVYGLLFVALLLLGIGALAGNGGLAKAGGWVAAVAGLAAWYRATAAVADWPTSLGRAAGRRGVTATG; encoded by the coding sequence GTGGACAACGAAGTCGCCGCGGGAAACACCACCTCCACGCTCGGCCATCTCGCCCTCGGACTGACCCTGCTGGCCTTCGGCATCGGCAGCACGGGCGTGATCGACAACGTCGCGGCATCGGACGCCGCGGGCCTCGCCACCTGGGTCGGCGGGGTGACGCTGTTCCTCGTCGGCCTGCTCGCCCTGCGGGCGGGCAACACCGGCGAGGGGACGGCCTGTTCGGCGCTCGGCGCCTTCTGGTTCACCTGGGGTGTCGGCGTGGGCGGCGCCGCCGTCTCGTCCGAGGCGGCCGGGCTCTTCCTGCTGCTGTGGGCACTGCTCGCGCTCACCCTCACCCTCGCGGCCTCCGGCGGTGGGCTGCTCGGGCAGGGCGTGTACGGGCTGCTGTTCGTCGCGCTGCTCCTGCTGGGGATCGGCGCGCTCGCCGGCAACGGAGGGCTCGCCAAGGCGGGCGGCTGGGTCGCCGCGGTCGCCGGTCTCGCCGCCTGGTACCGCGCGACGGCGGCGGTGGCCGACTGGCCGACCTCGCTCGGACGCGCCGCGGGACGCCGGGGAGTGACGGCCACCGGCTGA
- a CDS encoding beta-N-acetylhexosaminidase → MHRLRTSPRLLGALLLLAAAGAPAAGAAPSVASATLSSAPRPLGRIVPAPASVTPGGPPYTLTAATRIRVDRGHRAARAVGHYLAGVLRPSTGFPLPVVDAAAARGGILLRLRPADAALGDEGYRLESGPGGVTLTARGPAGLFHGVQTLRQQLPAEVERDTVRPGPWTVAGGAVTDVPRFAYRGAMLDVSRHFFTVAQVKRYIDRLAVYKINKLHLHLSDDQGWRIAVDSWPRLATHGGSTQVGGGPGGHYTKDDYREIVRYAASRYQEVVPEIDMPGHSNAALASYPGLNCDGVAPPLYTGTSVGFSSLCVAEPRTYDFVDDVIRELAALTPGRHLHIGGDEAHSTGHADYVAFMDRAQRIVAKYGKSVIGWHQLTGAVPAPGALVQYWGLDRSPAAEKERVALAARNGTGLVLSPADRVYLDMKYTADTPLGHTWAGYVDVRRSYDWDPGAYLPGVPESAVRGVEAPLWTERIATDAQLDRMAFPRLPGVAELGWSPAATHDWETYRVRLAEQGPRLAALGIDYHRSSQVPWPVGPVPGG, encoded by the coding sequence GTGCACCGGCTCAGAACGTCTCCGCGTCTTCTCGGCGCCCTGCTCCTGCTCGCCGCGGCCGGTGCCCCGGCCGCCGGGGCAGCCCCGTCCGTCGCCTCCGCCACCCTGTCCTCCGCGCCCCGGCCGCTCGGCCGGATCGTCCCGGCGCCCGCCTCCGTCACCCCCGGCGGACCGCCCTACACGCTCACCGCCGCCACCCGCATCCGGGTCGACCGGGGCCACCGTGCGGCCCGCGCCGTCGGCCACTACCTCGCCGGCGTCCTGCGCCCCTCCACGGGCTTCCCGCTGCCCGTCGTCGACGCGGCGGCGGCGCGCGGCGGCATCCTGCTGCGGCTGCGCCCCGCCGACGCCGCGCTCGGCGACGAGGGCTACCGGCTGGAGTCCGGGCCCGGCGGCGTCACCCTGACGGCCCGCGGGCCCGCCGGGCTCTTCCACGGCGTCCAGACCCTGCGCCAGCAACTGCCGGCCGAGGTGGAGCGGGACACCGTGCGGCCCGGTCCCTGGACGGTGGCCGGGGGCGCCGTCACCGACGTCCCGCGCTTCGCGTACCGGGGCGCGATGCTCGACGTCTCCCGCCACTTCTTCACCGTGGCCCAGGTCAAGCGCTACATCGACCGGCTCGCCGTCTACAAGATCAACAAGCTGCATCTGCACCTCTCGGACGACCAGGGCTGGCGGATCGCCGTCGACTCCTGGCCCCGCCTCGCCACCCACGGCGGCTCCACCCAGGTCGGCGGCGGCCCGGGCGGCCACTACACCAAGGACGACTACCGGGAGATCGTCCGCTACGCGGCCTCCCGCTACCAGGAGGTCGTCCCCGAGATCGACATGCCCGGGCACAGCAACGCGGCGCTCGCCTCCTATCCCGGACTCAACTGCGACGGAGTGGCCCCGCCGCTCTACACCGGCACCTCGGTGGGCTTCAGCTCGCTGTGCGTGGCCGAGCCCAGGACATACGACTTCGTGGACGACGTGATCCGGGAGCTCGCCGCCCTCACCCCCGGCCGTCACCTCCACATCGGCGGCGACGAGGCGCACTCCACCGGCCACGCCGACTACGTGGCCTTCATGGACCGCGCGCAGCGCATCGTCGCGAAGTACGGCAAGTCCGTGATCGGCTGGCACCAGCTGACCGGCGCCGTACCGGCGCCGGGGGCCCTCGTCCAGTACTGGGGCCTCGACCGTTCCCCGGCGGCGGAGAAGGAGCGGGTGGCCCTCGCCGCGCGGAACGGCACCGGGCTGGTCCTCTCGCCCGCAGACCGGGTCTACCTCGACATGAAGTACACCGCGGACACCCCGCTGGGGCACACCTGGGCGGGCTACGTCGACGTGCGCCGGTCCTACGACTGGGACCCCGGGGCGTATCTGCCGGGCGTGCCGGAGTCGGCGGTGCGAGGGGTCGAGGCGCCGCTGTGGACGGAGCGGATCGCGACGGACGCGCAGCTCGACCGGATGGCGTTCCCGCGGCTGCCGGGCGTGGCGGAACTCGGCTGGTCGCCGGCGGCCACCCACGACTGGGAGACGTACCGGGTGCGGCTCGCCGAGCAGGGGCCGCGGCTGGCGGCGCTGGGAATCGACTACCACCGCTCGTCCCAGGTGCCCTGGCCCGTCGGACCGGTGCCCGGCGGGTGA